A window from Thiomonas sp. FB-Cd encodes these proteins:
- the lpxD gene encoding UDP-3-O-(3-hydroxymyristoyl)glucosamine N-acyltransferase encodes MNDLPSGARQGLRVRDIARKLGGALLGNGDITVARVASLNQAGPGDVAFLSQRGNAHLLRQSKADCVIVPTGLDDQVSAFPAAIVTPDPYLYYARLAQWFAALQERPPAPGVHPTAVVHPQSLVAPSAIIEACAVIERGAFIGEGARVGAGCFVGHDAVIGAATRLHPRCVVLHSCTLGSRCIVHSGAVIGADGFGFARDEQGAGVKIPQTGRVVIGDDVEIGANTTIDRGALDDTRIGDGVKIDNLVQVAHNVQIGAHTAVAGCVGISGSASIGSYCFIGGGVGIAGHLEIADHVVVGGMSLVSRSIRQPGHYTGAFPLDSHENWTENAASLRHLAQLRDRVRQIENMLNAPKLSPKSKP; translated from the coding sequence ATGAACGATCTCCCCTCGGGCGCAAGACAGGGCCTGCGGGTTCGTGACATTGCCCGCAAGCTGGGCGGTGCGCTTCTGGGGAATGGCGACATCACCGTAGCACGCGTCGCGTCACTGAATCAGGCTGGCCCCGGCGACGTCGCCTTTTTAAGCCAGCGCGGCAATGCGCATCTGCTGCGGCAAAGCAAGGCGGATTGCGTCATCGTCCCCACGGGCCTTGATGACCAGGTCAGCGCGTTTCCGGCCGCCATCGTCACGCCAGATCCTTATCTTTACTACGCGCGTCTTGCGCAATGGTTTGCCGCTTTGCAGGAAAGGCCGCCCGCGCCGGGCGTGCATCCCACCGCCGTCGTGCATCCCCAGTCCCTGGTAGCCCCATCCGCCATCATCGAGGCGTGTGCGGTGATTGAGCGCGGGGCGTTCATTGGCGAGGGCGCGAGGGTGGGAGCTGGATGCTTCGTCGGCCATGACGCCGTCATTGGTGCGGCGACCCGGCTGCATCCACGCTGCGTGGTTCTGCACAGTTGCACACTGGGGTCGCGCTGCATCGTCCATTCGGGCGCGGTGATCGGCGCCGACGGCTTTGGCTTTGCGCGTGACGAGCAAGGCGCCGGGGTGAAGATTCCGCAAACGGGCAGGGTGGTGATCGGTGACGATGTGGAAATCGGCGCCAACACCACCATCGATCGGGGCGCCCTGGACGACACGCGCATTGGCGATGGCGTGAAGATCGACAATTTGGTTCAAGTGGCCCATAACGTGCAGATCGGTGCACATACCGCAGTGGCCGGATGCGTGGGTATCTCAGGCAGCGCCAGCATCGGGTCGTACTGTTTCATCGGGGGCGGCGTGGGCATCGCCGGGCATCTGGAGATTGCCGACCACGTGGTGGTGGGCGGGATGTCGCTCGTCTCCCGATCGATTCGCCAGCCCGGGCATTACACGGGCGCCTTCCCGCTCGATAGCCATGAAAACTGGACAGAAAATGCCGCCAGTCTCC
- a CDS encoding OmpH family outer membrane protein — MKSMTRLIRQSVIAGFCAAALVVPVTPAFAQATGAKASAVAGTTAKIGFINTERILKDSTLAKNAQQKLESEFAKRDKDLQDMAAKIKGLNQKLEKDGPVMSDTDRINTQQQLAEMNRDFQRKQREFGEDLNAKRNAALAIVLDKANKVVKEIAEQGNYDIIFQDAVYVNPRIDITDKVLKALDASSSK, encoded by the coding sequence ATGAAGTCGATGACACGCTTGATTCGCCAATCCGTTATTGCCGGTTTTTGCGCTGCGGCCCTTGTGGTGCCGGTCACACCGGCGTTTGCCCAGGCTACCGGAGCCAAGGCGTCAGCCGTAGCCGGGACCACGGCCAAGATCGGGTTCATCAATACCGAGCGCATCCTGAAAGATTCCACGCTGGCCAAGAATGCCCAGCAAAAACTCGAAAGTGAGTTTGCCAAGCGCGACAAGGATCTTCAGGACATGGCTGCAAAGATCAAGGGGCTCAATCAGAAGCTGGAAAAAGACGGGCCCGTGATGTCGGATACGGATCGCATCAACACCCAGCAGCAATTGGCGGAGATGAACCGCGATTTTCAGCGCAAGCAGCGTGAATTCGGCGAGGACCTCAATGCGAAGCGCAATGCAGCGCTCGCGATCGTTCTGGACAAGGCCAACAAGGTGGTCAAGGAAATTGCAGAACAGGGGAATTACGACATCATCTTCCAGGATGCCGTTTACGTCAATCCGCGCATCGACATCACCGACAAAGTCCTCAAAGCGTTGGATGCTTCCTCCAGCAAATAA
- the bamA gene encoding outer membrane protein assembly factor BamA produces MAVLAVACAQVYAADSFVIKDIRVDGLQRTEPGTVFSYLPFRVGDTYTPENGAAAIRALFATGLFKNVSIRTAADVVTVVVEERPVIASVDFTGTKEFPKKTLIDALNQVGLGEARPYDQALMDRAVQELKQQYLAKGYYAAEVSTTVTPIERNRVNVLFNVTEGSIAKIRSIRIVGNKVYSEGRLRDLFSLSTPGWFTWYTKSDQYSRAKLNADLETLRSYYVDRGYLDFRIESTQVSLSPDKDSMFITVNIYEGPKYTVSGFKLEGNYLGLTDEFRPLVKLEPGDTYSAKVLNDSVKAIVDKFGIYGYAFARVQPKPDINRQTHEVFFTIDADPGRRIYVRRIDISGNTRTRDEVIRREFRQFEDAWYDVDRIKLSRDRVDRLGYFKDVQLGTREVPGTSDQVDLDMKVTEKPTGMLGLGVGFSSADRLSFNASVSQDNIFGSGNNLSVDFNTSSYYRTLAVSSTNPYFTEDGISRTVNAYYRTIRPYSSQGNNYTIKTPGFNLQFGVPFTELDRVYFGAGFEQYTLDLAPGAPASYISYVNQFGKTSSGIPLTLGWQRDSRNSALVPTDGRYQRLSAEYSPFSTLRYIRATYQYEQFMPVSRQTNLAFNGLVGYAHGLNGQPLPIFKNLYAGGIGTVRGFQQSSLGPLDAQGNALGGAKLLVADFEYQFPFPGTGADKSLRMSTFLDSGYVWGENQKVALTDMRAAVGIAVSWISPIGPLKFSIAKPIRSQPSDKLQSFQFTVGTAF; encoded by the coding sequence ATGGCCGTGCTGGCCGTGGCCTGCGCCCAGGTCTACGCCGCCGACTCATTCGTCATCAAGGACATCCGCGTCGATGGCCTGCAACGGACCGAACCAGGCACCGTCTTCAGCTATCTGCCGTTCCGCGTGGGGGATACCTACACGCCGGAAAATGGGGCGGCAGCCATTCGCGCGTTGTTCGCCACCGGGTTGTTCAAAAACGTGAGCATCCGCACTGCGGCCGACGTGGTCACCGTCGTGGTCGAGGAGCGCCCGGTGATCGCCAGCGTGGATTTCACCGGCACCAAGGAGTTCCCCAAAAAGACGCTGATTGATGCCCTCAATCAGGTCGGACTGGGCGAAGCCCGGCCCTACGACCAGGCCCTGATGGACCGTGCCGTGCAGGAGCTCAAGCAACAGTACCTTGCCAAGGGCTACTACGCTGCCGAGGTCAGCACCACGGTCACCCCAATCGAACGCAATCGCGTCAACGTGCTGTTCAATGTGACCGAGGGCTCCATTGCCAAGATTCGCTCCATTCGCATTGTGGGCAACAAGGTGTACAGCGAAGGCCGGCTGCGCGACCTGTTCTCGCTGTCCACGCCAGGGTGGTTTACCTGGTACACCAAGTCTGACCAGTACTCGCGCGCCAAGCTCAATGCCGACTTGGAAACCCTGCGCTCGTACTACGTGGACCGTGGCTATCTCGACTTTCGAATCGAGTCCACCCAGGTGTCGCTGTCACCGGACAAGGACAGCATGTTCATTACGGTCAACATCTACGAAGGGCCGAAATATACGGTGTCGGGCTTCAAGCTCGAGGGCAACTATCTGGGCTTGACTGACGAATTCCGTCCATTGGTCAAGCTCGAGCCGGGCGACACCTACAGTGCGAAGGTTCTCAACGACAGCGTGAAGGCCATCGTCGACAAATTCGGGATCTACGGCTATGCCTTTGCCCGCGTCCAGCCCAAGCCCGATATCAACCGGCAAACCCATGAGGTGTTTTTCACAATCGACGCGGATCCCGGGCGCCGCATCTACGTGCGCCGGATCGACATTTCCGGCAACACCCGGACCCGCGACGAAGTGATTCGGCGCGAGTTCCGTCAATTCGAGGATGCCTGGTACGACGTGGACCGCATCAAGTTGTCACGCGACCGGGTCGATCGCCTTGGGTATTTCAAGGATGTTCAGTTGGGCACGCGCGAGGTCCCAGGCACCAGCGACCAGGTTGATTTGGACATGAAGGTCACCGAAAAACCAACTGGCATGCTGGGCCTGGGGGTTGGGTTTTCAAGCGCGGATCGGCTTTCGTTCAATGCGTCCGTGAGCCAGGACAATATCTTCGGAAGTGGCAACAACCTGAGTGTCGACTTCAACACGTCAAGCTACTACCGCACTTTGGCGGTCTCCAGCACCAACCCCTACTTCACCGAAGACGGGATCAGCCGCACGGTCAATGCGTATTACCGCACGATTCGGCCGTACTCCAGCCAGGGGAACAACTACACGATCAAGACCCCGGGTTTCAACCTCCAGTTCGGCGTGCCCTTCACCGAACTCGATCGGGTGTACTTCGGCGCGGGTTTCGAGCAATACACGCTGGATCTGGCGCCAGGCGCGCCGGCCTCCTACATCTCGTATGTGAACCAGTTCGGCAAAACCTCATCGGGCATTCCGCTGACATTGGGTTGGCAGCGCGACAGCCGTAACAGTGCATTGGTGCCCACAGACGGTCGTTATCAGCGCCTGAGCGCGGAGTACAGCCCGTTCAGCACCTTGCGCTACATTCGCGCCACGTACCAATACGAGCAATTCATGCCGGTGTCGCGCCAGACCAATCTGGCATTCAACGGACTGGTCGGCTATGCCCATGGCCTGAACGGCCAACCGCTGCCGATTTTCAAGAACCTCTACGCCGGCGGCATCGGCACCGTGCGCGGTTTTCAGCAAAGCTCACTCGGTCCGCTGGACGCACAGGGCAATGCCCTCGGTGGTGCCAAACTGCTTGTTGCCGATTTTGAATACCAGTTTCCATTTCCTGGCACGGGGGCGGACAAGAGCCTGCGCATGTCCACCTTTCTCGACAGCGGCTACGTCTGGGGTGAAAACCAGAAGGTCGCTCTGACGGATATGCGTGCGGCGGTGGGTATCGCCGTCTCGTGGATTTCACCCATCGGACCGCTGAAATTCAGCATCGCCAAGCCCATACGTTCGCAGCCCAGCGACAAGCTGCAATCGTTCCAATTCACTGTCGGCACTGCTTTCTGA
- the rseP gene encoding RIP metalloprotease RseP, producing the protein MITVLAFVFALGLLITIHEYGHYRVAVAAGVKVLRFSIGFGKPLVKWTRGKDRTEFVIAAVPLGGFVRMLDEREGEVAEPELSRAFNRQPLPKRAAIVAAGPLANLLLAVVLFAVVAFVGVRQPVAILGTPAAGSPAAMAGVRAGDQVLATSTGGSSEPVQSWADLQLQLLTAALDGRAVRLQLRSATGALSSATLQFAGMQDAAGQPHFLAEQGLRLQSPPALIRQVLPGDPAAKAGMRAGDLVKEVNGRAISGSDALLQAIAASGGQPLRVLVRRGEADVALIVHPQRQHAANGAGDVWRIGALLGGDIPSVVVKRGPAGAVAEGFARTWQLSALTLKTLGKIVVGQASLSNLSGPVTIADYAGRSAEMGWLPYVSFLAIISVSLGVLNLLPVPVLDGGHLLYYAIEGVTHRSIPQRLQERLQQGGLAVIALMMAIALYNDFARLIGPLH; encoded by the coding sequence ATGATCACTGTGCTTGCGTTTGTTTTCGCACTCGGCCTGCTTATCACCATCCATGAGTATGGCCACTACCGCGTCGCGGTAGCCGCCGGTGTGAAAGTCCTGCGCTTTTCGATTGGATTCGGCAAGCCGCTGGTCAAATGGACACGGGGCAAGGATCGCACCGAATTCGTGATTGCGGCCGTGCCGCTCGGGGGGTTCGTGCGCATGCTCGACGAGCGTGAAGGTGAAGTGGCCGAACCCGAACTTTCCCGCGCCTTTAACCGCCAGCCATTGCCCAAACGCGCTGCCATTGTGGCCGCTGGCCCGTTGGCCAATCTGTTGCTGGCAGTCGTGCTGTTTGCAGTGGTTGCCTTCGTCGGGGTGCGGCAGCCGGTGGCGATTCTCGGCACACCGGCGGCAGGCAGCCCCGCCGCCATGGCTGGAGTGCGTGCCGGCGACCAAGTGCTTGCGACGAGCACCGGTGGCAGCAGTGAGCCCGTGCAGTCGTGGGCCGACCTTCAGTTGCAGTTGCTGACTGCGGCCCTGGATGGCCGTGCCGTGCGACTCCAGCTGCGCTCGGCAACGGGGGCGCTGTCGAGCGCGACCCTGCAATTCGCCGGCATGCAAGACGCGGCCGGCCAACCCCACTTTCTTGCCGAACAGGGCCTGCGCTTGCAAAGCCCGCCTGCCTTGATTCGGCAAGTGCTGCCGGGGGATCCCGCCGCCAAGGCGGGCATGCGCGCCGGCGATCTGGTGAAAGAAGTCAATGGCCGAGCCATCAGTGGCTCTGACGCCTTGTTGCAGGCGATTGCCGCCAGCGGGGGCCAACCGCTGCGCGTCCTGGTGCGGCGCGGTGAGGCAGATGTCGCGCTGATCGTGCACCCCCAGCGCCAGCATGCGGCAAACGGCGCCGGCGATGTCTGGCGCATTGGCGCCCTGTTGGGCGGAGACATCCCGAGCGTGGTGGTCAAGCGCGGGCCCGCGGGTGCAGTGGCCGAGGGTTTTGCCCGGACCTGGCAGCTCAGCGCGCTGACGCTCAAGACGCTGGGCAAGATTGTGGTTGGGCAGGCGTCGCTGAGCAACCTGAGTGGTCCGGTGACGATCGCCGACTACGCGGGGCGCAGCGCCGAGATGGGGTGGCTGCCTTACGTCAGCTTTCTCGCGATCATCAGCGTCAGCCTGGGGGTCCTCAACCTTCTGCCCGTGCCCGTCTTGGACGGGGGGCATCTCTTGTATTATGCGATCGAAGGCGTCACCCATCGCAGTATTCCCCAGCGCTTGCAGGAAAGACTGCAACAAGGCGGTCTCGCTGTCATTGCACTGATGATGGCCATTGCGCTGTACAACGACTTCGCCCGGTTGATCGGGCCCTTGCATTGA
- the ispC gene encoding 1-deoxy-D-xylulose-5-phosphate reductoisomerase yields the protein MKRVTILGSTGSIGSSTLEVLSLHPQQFEVFALGAYQRDDLLLAQCLRFKPRYAVLSDATAANRLRLALRTHGSATEVLQGEAAQVAIAAAPETDIVMASIVGAAGLPSGLAAARAGKRVLLANKESLVVAGELFMQAMREGGGKLIPIDSEHSAILQSLPDDCAQWAHSVREITLTASGGPFRQADPARLPDVTPDAACAHPNWSMGRKISVDSATMMNKALEVIEAHHLFGLRPQQIRVLIHPQSIVHSMVCYHDGSVVAQMGVPDMRTPIAYGLSYPQRMASGVSWLDLARVGRLDFEQPDPVRFPGLQLAYQALSMPMGACAVLNAANEVAVGAFLQRRMRFTDIHQVNAATLDAVNVDAVRNLDDILEADRRARARAMALVDGLKH from the coding sequence ATGAAACGCGTCACCATCCTGGGTTCCACCGGCTCCATCGGCTCCAGCACGCTGGAGGTGCTGTCCTTGCACCCCCAGCAGTTCGAGGTCTTCGCGCTTGGCGCCTATCAGCGCGACGACCTCCTTCTGGCACAGTGTCTGCGCTTCAAGCCGCGTTATGCCGTGCTGAGCGATGCGACTGCGGCGAACCGGCTGCGCCTGGCCCTGCGCACGCACGGCAGCGCGACCGAAGTGCTGCAGGGCGAGGCAGCCCAGGTTGCCATTGCCGCGGCTCCTGAGACCGACATCGTCATGGCCTCCATCGTGGGCGCCGCAGGGCTGCCATCGGGCTTGGCTGCCGCGCGCGCGGGCAAGCGTGTTCTGCTGGCCAACAAGGAATCTCTCGTGGTGGCGGGCGAGCTGTTCATGCAGGCCATGCGCGAGGGCGGCGGAAAGCTCATTCCCATTGACAGTGAACATAGCGCAATCCTCCAGAGTCTTCCGGATGACTGTGCGCAGTGGGCCCACAGCGTGCGCGAAATCACACTCACCGCCTCCGGCGGCCCGTTCCGTCAGGCAGACCCTGCGAGGCTGCCCGATGTCACTCCGGATGCGGCGTGTGCCCATCCCAACTGGAGCATGGGGCGCAAGATCTCGGTGGACTCCGCCACGATGATGAACAAAGCGCTGGAGGTCATCGAGGCCCACCACCTGTTCGGACTGCGACCGCAGCAGATCCGGGTGCTCATCCATCCGCAAAGCATTGTGCACTCGATGGTTTGCTATCACGACGGTTCGGTGGTTGCGCAAATGGGGGTGCCCGACATGCGCACACCCATTGCCTACGGCCTGTCGTATCCACAGCGCATGGCATCTGGCGTATCGTGGCTGGATCTGGCCCGCGTGGGGCGGCTGGATTTCGAACAGCCCGATCCCGTGCGTTTCCCGGGGCTTCAACTCGCTTACCAGGCGCTGTCGATGCCAATGGGCGCTTGCGCCGTGTTGAACGCCGCCAACGAAGTGGCCGTCGGCGCCTTCTTGCAGCGGCGCATGCGCTTTACCGATATCCACCAGGTGAATGCGGCAACGCTCGACGCAGTCAACGTCGATGCGGTCCGCAATCTCGACGACATCCTCGAGGCAGACCGGCGTGCACGCGCGCGGGCCATGGCTCTGGTTGACGGCCTCAAGCATTGA
- a CDS encoding phosphatidate cytidylyltransferase, whose product MLRTRVITALILLAVLLPTLFLAPAAVFAAVAGLFACAAMWEWARLAGHKPLACLLWAALWLVAAAALLFGASIISPSSRLLTGALTLSAFAWAALLASSLPRAALPRALSAPPVLSALGFVVMFAAWLALIRARHFGAGFLLSILLVAWVADVAAYFGGRAFGGAKLAPHISPGKTWAGVWSAAVAVVLYALVCTLWPVLSDSLFSRIGHHWGLPILLVCALALLALTVMGDLFESLLKRHAGVKDSSGLLPGHGGVLDRIDALLPLLPIALLLLIA is encoded by the coding sequence ATGCTGCGCACACGCGTCATTACCGCGCTGATTCTTCTGGCGGTTCTGCTTCCTACGCTATTTCTGGCGCCAGCAGCAGTCTTCGCGGCGGTGGCGGGCCTGTTCGCCTGCGCTGCCATGTGGGAGTGGGCCCGCTTGGCAGGGCACAAGCCCCTTGCGTGCCTGCTATGGGCAGCGTTGTGGCTGGTGGCCGCCGCAGCGCTGCTCTTCGGCGCGTCCATCATCTCCCCGTCATCGCGCCTGCTGACGGGAGCGCTGACGCTCTCGGCCTTCGCCTGGGCTGCGCTGCTGGCCTCAAGCCTTCCAAGGGCCGCATTGCCGCGCGCTCTGTCAGCTCCGCCCGTCCTGAGCGCGCTCGGCTTCGTGGTGATGTTCGCCGCCTGGCTGGCCTTGATCCGGGCACGCCACTTCGGAGCGGGTTTCCTGCTTTCGATTTTGCTCGTGGCCTGGGTTGCCGACGTGGCCGCCTATTTTGGCGGGCGTGCCTTTGGCGGCGCGAAATTGGCCCCGCACATCAGCCCGGGAAAGACCTGGGCTGGAGTGTGGTCTGCCGCCGTGGCTGTCGTGCTTTACGCCCTTGTCTGTACCCTTTGGCCTGTACTGTCGGACTCGTTGTTCTCGCGTATCGGTCATCACTGGGGTCTGCCGATCCTCCTGGTTTGCGCCCTGGCATTGCTTGCCTTGACCGTGATGGGTGACTTGTTCGAGTCGCTGCTCAAGCGTCACGCAGGCGTGAAGGACAGCAGCGGACTGCTGCCCGGTCACGGTGGTGTGCTTGACCGCATCGATGCCTTGCTGCCTCTGCTGCCCATTGCCCTTCTTCTTTTGATTGCATGA
- the uppS gene encoding polyprenyl diphosphate synthase: protein MTKRELAPAGLRHIAVVMDGNGRWATRRLLPRTAGHKYGVDALKSTVRGCIAQGVPYLTVFAFSSENWNRPADEVRALMDLFVQALRRETRELAAQGVRLRFVGDREAFEPPMRELMQQAQDLTAANTTLVLNVALNYGGRWDIVQAMRALQASGGPITEQTLAQHLCLADMPAPDLLIRTGGERRISNFLLWQIAYTEFYFTDALWPDFDEKALALAIADYAQRERRFGSVPPQPEAQATGLRVA from the coding sequence GTGACCAAACGTGAGCTGGCTCCGGCCGGACTGCGCCACATCGCAGTGGTCATGGATGGGAATGGCCGCTGGGCGACTCGCCGGCTGCTTCCGCGTACGGCCGGGCACAAATATGGAGTCGACGCGCTGAAAAGCACGGTGCGAGGCTGCATCGCCCAGGGCGTGCCTTACCTCACCGTCTTTGCCTTTTCGTCGGAAAACTGGAACCGGCCTGCCGATGAGGTGCGCGCCCTGATGGATCTGTTCGTGCAGGCGCTGCGGCGTGAAACCCGGGAGCTGGCTGCACAAGGCGTGCGGCTGCGTTTCGTGGGTGACCGCGAGGCGTTCGAGCCTCCCATGCGCGAACTCATGCAGCAAGCGCAGGATCTCACTGCCGCCAATACGACGTTGGTGCTCAACGTCGCGCTGAACTATGGTGGCCGGTGGGACATCGTGCAGGCCATGCGGGCGCTGCAGGCCAGTGGGGGCCCCATCACCGAGCAAACCCTGGCGCAGCACCTGTGCCTGGCCGACATGCCGGCTCCGGATCTGTTGATTCGCACCGGTGGTGAGCGGCGCATCAGCAATTTTCTGCTTTGGCAAATTGCCTACACGGAGTTCTATTTCACCGACGCACTCTGGCCGGACTTCGACGAGAAGGCACTTGCTCTGGCCATTGCCGACTACGCCCAGCGCGAGAGGCGGTTCGGCTCGGTGCCGCCACAGCCCGAGGCGCAAGCCACGGGGCTGCGCGTGGCCTGA
- the frr gene encoding ribosome recycling factor, translated as MSIAEIKKSCEQKMLKSMEALRADLTKVRTGRAHTGLLDHVMVDYYGTMMPINQVANVNLLDARTISVQPWEKKMAQAVEKAIRESDLGLNPQSQGDLIRVPMPALTEERRRDLVKLIKHEGEGAKVAVRNLRRDANQQLKDLVKAKEASEDDERRAQDDIQKMTDRFIVEIDKHVSQKEVEIMAV; from the coding sequence ATGTCGATTGCCGAGATCAAGAAATCCTGTGAGCAAAAGATGCTCAAATCCATGGAAGCCCTGCGCGCGGACCTGACAAAGGTCCGCACCGGTCGCGCACACACGGGACTTCTGGATCACGTCATGGTGGACTATTACGGCACCATGATGCCCATCAATCAGGTGGCCAACGTCAATTTGCTCGATGCGCGCACCATTAGTGTGCAGCCTTGGGAAAAGAAAATGGCCCAGGCCGTGGAAAAGGCCATTCGCGAATCGGATCTGGGGCTCAACCCCCAAAGCCAGGGTGATCTCATCCGCGTGCCCATGCCCGCCCTCACCGAGGAGCGCAGGCGCGATCTGGTCAAATTGATCAAACACGAAGGTGAGGGCGCCAAGGTTGCCGTACGCAATTTGCGACGGGACGCGAACCAGCAGCTCAAGGATCTGGTCAAAGCAAAAGAGGCATCCGAGGATGATGAGCGTCGCGCGCAAGACGACATTCAAAAGATGACCGATCGCTTCATCGTGGAGATCGACAAGCATGTCAGCCAGAAGGAAGTCGAGATCATGGCGGTCTGA
- the pyrH gene encoding UMP kinase: MSGYKRVLLKLSGEALMGDDAYGINRATIVKMVEDIAQVVHSGVQVAIVIGGGNIFRGVAGGAVGMDRATADYMGMLATVMNSLALADAMRHAGLVARVMSAISIDQVVESYVRPKALQYLEEGKLVIFAGGTGNPFFTTDTAAALRAAEIGAEVMLKATKVDGIYSADPARNPEATRYPSITFDEAIVKRLQVMDATAFALCRDQGLPIRVFSIFKPGALLRVVQGEPEGTLVHL; encoded by the coding sequence ATGAGCGGCTATAAGCGGGTTTTACTCAAACTCTCGGGTGAAGCTCTGATGGGCGATGATGCCTATGGCATCAACCGCGCCACCATCGTGAAGATGGTCGAGGACATCGCCCAGGTCGTGCACAGCGGGGTGCAAGTCGCCATCGTTATCGGCGGCGGCAACATATTCAGGGGCGTGGCCGGGGGCGCGGTCGGCATGGACCGCGCCACAGCCGATTACATGGGCATGTTGGCCACGGTCATGAATTCCCTGGCCTTGGCCGACGCCATGCGCCATGCCGGGCTTGTCGCGCGCGTGATGTCCGCCATCAGCATCGACCAGGTGGTTGAATCCTATGTCCGCCCGAAGGCGCTGCAATATCTGGAAGAGGGCAAGCTGGTGATTTTCGCGGGTGGAACGGGTAACCCATTCTTCACCACCGACACAGCGGCTGCCCTGCGCGCAGCGGAAATCGGCGCCGAGGTGATGCTGAAGGCCACGAAGGTGGATGGCATTTACTCCGCCGACCCCGCCCGCAACCCGGAGGCCACACGCTATCCGAGCATCACGTTCGACGAGGCCATCGTCAAGCGCCTGCAGGTGATGGACGCGACGGCTTTCGCGCTGTGCCGCGACCAGGGCTTGCCCATTCGCGTGTTCAGCATTTTCAAACCTGGCGCTTTGCTGCGTGTCGTGCAAGGCGAGCCTGAAGGCACCCTCGTGCACCTGTAA
- the tsf gene encoding translation elongation factor Ts has translation MAAITASMVAELRAKTDAPMMECKKALTEAEGDMARAEELLRVKLGSKASKAASRVTAEGIIAIDIQGTTGAMVEINCETDFVAKNDDFLAFGKALAQLVAQRNPADVAALSALDMDGTTVEARRAVLIGKIGENMSIRRFKRFEGTSKLASYLHGTRIGVVVEYTGDDVAAKDVAMHVAAMKPVALSSADVPAALIETERSIAAQKAAEDAEKARAEGKPTQPPEIVAKRVEGSVQKYLKEVSLFNQAFVKNDKQTVEQMLKAANTTVSGFTLYVVGEGIEKKSENFADEVAAQMAAARAN, from the coding sequence ATGGCGGCAATCACCGCATCCATGGTCGCTGAACTACGCGCGAAGACCGACGCGCCCATGATGGAATGCAAAAAAGCGCTGACCGAGGCGGAAGGCGATATGGCACGCGCCGAGGAACTCTTGCGCGTCAAGTTGGGCAGCAAGGCGAGCAAGGCCGCCTCGCGCGTCACCGCAGAAGGCATCATCGCCATCGACATCCAGGGCACCACTGGCGCCATGGTCGAGATCAACTGCGAGACCGACTTTGTCGCCAAGAACGACGATTTCCTTGCCTTTGGCAAAGCGCTGGCGCAACTGGTGGCGCAGCGCAACCCCGCCGACGTCGCCGCATTGTCGGCGCTGGACATGGATGGCACGACCGTCGAGGCGCGTCGCGCCGTGCTTATCGGCAAGATCGGCGAAAACATGTCCATTCGACGCTTCAAGCGCTTCGAAGGCACCTCCAAACTTGCCAGCTATCTGCACGGCACGCGTATTGGTGTCGTGGTGGAGTACACCGGGGACGACGTGGCAGCCAAAGACGTAGCCATGCACGTCGCCGCGATGAAGCCCGTTGCACTGTCGTCGGCCGACGTGCCCGCGGCGCTGATTGAGACGGAGCGATCCATTGCCGCACAGAAAGCAGCCGAAGACGCTGAGAAGGCTCGCGCCGAGGGCAAACCGACCCAGCCTCCCGAAATCGTAGCCAAGCGCGTCGAGGGTTCCGTGCAGAAGTACCTCAAGGAGGTCTCGTTGTTCAACCAGGCATTCGTGAAGAATGACAAGCAGACGGTTGAGCAGATGCTCAAGGCGGCGAATACCACCGTCAGCGGCTTCACGCTGTACGTCGTCGGTGAAGGCATTGAGAAAAAGTCGGAGAATTTCGCCGACGAGGTGGCTGCGCAAATGGCCGCGGCCCGCGCGAACTGA